From the Serratia nematodiphila DZ0503SBS1 genome, one window contains:
- a CDS encoding YpfN family protein, whose amino-acid sequence MQWLADYWWIILLVLVGMVVSGIKELRRVDVKSYLANKPEIPPHRDNNAQWDDEDDWPKKK is encoded by the coding sequence ATGCAATGGTTAGCTGATTACTGGTGGATTATTCTGCTGGTTCTGGTGGGGATGGTCGTCAGCGGCATCAAGGAACTGCGCCGCGTCGACGTGAAAAGCTATCTGGCCAACAAGCCGGAGATACCGCCGCACCGCGACAACAACGCCCAGTGGGATGACGAAGACGACTGGCCGAAAAAGAAATGA
- a CDS encoding M15 family metallopeptidase, producing MITAEMLTGRSTEHLAPLSGNHRLQPQAVNAFLAMQQAAREAGFDLQPASTFRDFDRQLAIWNGKFCGQRPVLDKDSQPIDVAPLSAAERCEAILRWSALPGASRHHWGSDLDVYAPSLLPEGQKLQLEPWEYEEGGYFAPLNQWLTAHMAEFGFYRPFTEDSGGVAVEPWHLSYRPLAQEAEHLLTPALLLAAWQDKEVAGVEWLERHLPSIFSRFIRSEGKE from the coding sequence ATGATCACCGCAGAAATGCTCACCGGCCGTTCGACCGAACACCTGGCGCCGCTGAGCGGCAACCATCGGCTGCAGCCGCAGGCGGTCAATGCCTTCCTGGCGATGCAGCAGGCCGCGCGTGAAGCCGGATTCGATCTCCAGCCCGCCAGCACCTTCCGCGACTTCGACCGCCAGTTGGCGATTTGGAATGGCAAATTCTGCGGCCAGCGGCCAGTATTAGATAAGGACAGTCAACCGATCGACGTCGCGCCGCTGTCCGCCGCCGAGCGCTGTGAGGCGATCCTGCGCTGGTCAGCCCTGCCTGGCGCCAGCCGCCATCACTGGGGCAGCGATTTGGACGTGTACGCTCCGTCGCTGTTGCCGGAAGGGCAAAAGCTGCAGCTGGAGCCGTGGGAATATGAAGAAGGCGGTTACTTTGCGCCGCTCAACCAGTGGCTGACGGCGCATATGGCCGAGTTCGGTTTCTATCGCCCCTTTACCGAAGACAGCGGCGGCGTGGCGGTGGAGCCGTGGCATCTGAGCTACCGGCCGCTGGCGCAAGAGGCTGAACATTTGCTGACCCCGGCGCTGTTGCTGGCGGCCTGGCAAGACAAGGAGGTCGCCGGTGTCGAATGGCTCGAACGCCATCTGCCCTCGATTTTTTCGCGTTTTATACGCAGTGAAGGAAAGGAGTAG
- the dapE gene encoding succinyl-diaminopimelate desuccinylase — protein MTCPVIELAQQLIKRPSLSPNDEGCQQLMIERLQAIGFTVEAMDFEDTQNFWAWRGEGQTLAFAGHTDVVPTGDEKRWDNPPFEPAIRDGMLYGRGAADMKGSLAAMVVAAERFVAANPNHRGRLAFLITSDEEASATHGTVKVVEALMARNERLDYCLVGEPSSTERVGDVVKNGRRGSITANLHIHGVQGHVAYPHLADNPVHRAMPALNELVAIEWDRGNEFFPPTSMQIANVQAGTGSNNVIPGDLYVQFNFRFSTELTDAMIKQRVEELLERHQLNYSIEWRLSGQPFLTSRGALVDAVVNAVEHYSELTPQLLTTGGTSDGRFIAQMGAQVVELGPVNATIHKVNECVNAADLQLLSRMYQRIMEQLVA, from the coding sequence ATGACTTGCCCGGTTATCGAACTGGCCCAGCAGTTGATCAAACGCCCTTCCCTCAGCCCGAATGACGAAGGCTGCCAGCAACTGATGATCGAACGCCTGCAGGCGATCGGCTTCACCGTCGAAGCCATGGACTTCGAAGACACCCAAAACTTCTGGGCCTGGCGCGGCGAAGGGCAAACTCTGGCGTTTGCCGGGCACACTGACGTAGTGCCGACCGGCGATGAAAAACGCTGGGACAACCCGCCGTTTGAACCGGCAATCCGCGACGGCATGCTGTATGGCCGCGGCGCGGCGGACATGAAAGGCTCGTTGGCCGCGATGGTGGTGGCCGCGGAACGCTTTGTCGCCGCCAACCCGAATCACCGGGGCCGCCTGGCATTTCTGATCACTTCGGATGAAGAAGCCAGCGCCACCCACGGCACGGTTAAAGTGGTCGAAGCGCTGATGGCGCGCAACGAGCGGCTGGATTACTGCCTGGTCGGCGAGCCGTCCAGCACCGAACGCGTCGGCGACGTGGTGAAAAACGGCCGTCGCGGCTCCATCACCGCCAACCTGCATATCCACGGCGTACAGGGGCACGTCGCCTATCCGCATCTGGCAGACAACCCGGTGCACCGCGCCATGCCGGCGCTGAATGAACTGGTGGCGATCGAATGGGATCGCGGCAACGAGTTCTTCCCGCCGACCAGCATGCAGATCGCCAACGTGCAGGCCGGCACCGGCAGCAACAACGTGATCCCGGGCGATCTCTACGTGCAGTTCAACTTCCGGTTCAGCACCGAACTCACCGACGCGATGATCAAGCAGCGCGTGGAAGAGCTGCTGGAACGCCACCAGTTGAATTACAGCATCGAATGGCGGCTGTCCGGTCAACCGTTCCTCACCTCGCGCGGCGCGCTGGTGGATGCGGTGGTCAACGCCGTCGAGCACTATTCTGAATTGACGCCGCAGCTGCTGACCACCGGCGGCACCTCCGACGGCCGCTTCATCGCGCAGATGGGCGCGCAGGTGGTGGAACTGGGGCCGGTCAACGCCACCATCCACAAGGTCAACGAATGTGTCAACGCCGCGGATCTGCAGCTGCTGAGCCGCATGTATCAACGCATCATGGAGCAATTGGTCGCATGA
- a CDS encoding ArsC family reductase, which yields MANKPQQTTLTMYGIKNCDTIKKARRWLEDQGIAYHFHDYRADGLTEQQLRGFVAQLGWEPLLNTRGTTWRKLDEAQRNACDNADAAIALMLAQPAIIKRPLLDDGNGHALLGFNADAYQQFIAEVAV from the coding sequence ATGGCAAATAAACCGCAACAGACAACGCTGACGATGTACGGCATCAAAAACTGCGACACCATCAAAAAAGCCCGCCGCTGGCTGGAAGATCAAGGCATAGCCTATCATTTTCACGACTACCGCGCCGACGGCCTGACCGAACAGCAACTGCGCGGTTTCGTCGCGCAACTGGGTTGGGAGCCGCTGCTCAATACCCGCGGCACCACCTGGCGCAAGCTGGATGAAGCGCAGCGCAACGCCTGTGATAACGCCGACGCCGCCATCGCGCTGATGCTGGCGCAGCCGGCAATCATTAAACGTCCGCTGCTGGACGACGGCAACGGCCACGCTCTGCTCGGTTTCAACGCCGACGCTTACCAACAATTTATCGCCGAGGTTGCCGTATGA
- a CDS encoding LuxR C-terminal-related transcriptional regulator, with amino-acid sequence MEIDIFSDCAYTSVGIRQLINQTWAEKHAPAGFSRRRVCFIDVTIANFEARYRDEYANPNTYKIVIITDCLHEMVIVDNKTIILSNLISLSRFSHLIGDLYKRYSHYTEPPQLSQRESHFLSEWSTGKSLADISNAMNIRNKTANHYKSRIMKKLGASRIKPLLHITRVRCLTERLNIRINKE; translated from the coding sequence ATGGAAATTGATATTTTCAGCGACTGCGCTTATACCTCCGTCGGCATCCGGCAACTCATTAACCAAACCTGGGCGGAAAAACACGCACCAGCCGGCTTTAGCCGCAGAAGGGTCTGCTTTATCGATGTCACCATCGCCAACTTTGAAGCGCGTTACCGCGATGAATATGCCAACCCCAATACCTACAAAATAGTCATTATTACCGACTGCCTGCATGAGATGGTGATTGTCGACAATAAGACCATTATATTATCAAACCTTATATCATTGAGCCGCTTCAGCCACCTGATCGGCGACTTATATAAGCGTTACAGTCACTATACCGAGCCGCCGCAACTCTCTCAGCGCGAATCGCATTTTCTCTCGGAGTGGTCGACGGGAAAATCGCTGGCCGACATCAGCAATGCCATGAATATCAGAAATAAAACCGCCAATCATTACAAATCACGAATCATGAAAAAACTCGGCGCCAGCAGGATAAAACCGCTGTTGCATATTACCCGCGTACGGTGTTTGACCGAGCGTTTAAACATAAGAATCAATAAAGAGTAG
- a CDS encoding GNAT family N-acetyltransferase: MEIITDPSRRAIDWQRLCELLEAAGLGKRDPHTLRRVYQHSQFCYWGFIGDELIATAHAISDLTSVAYLADVAIDPRFQGQGLGRRLMDRVMQDLAPLGKIFIYSVPEKLAFYKKYGFHDLTTGMVYADGAALQRLQNGGYIR; encoded by the coding sequence ATGGAAATTATCACCGACCCGAGCCGCCGCGCCATCGACTGGCAGCGGCTGTGTGAATTGCTGGAGGCCGCCGGGCTGGGCAAGCGCGATCCGCACACCTTGCGGCGCGTTTACCAACACAGCCAGTTTTGCTATTGGGGGTTTATCGGCGACGAGTTGATCGCCACTGCACATGCCATCAGCGATCTGACATCGGTCGCTTATCTGGCGGACGTGGCGATCGATCCGCGCTTTCAGGGACAAGGGCTGGGGCGCAGGTTGATGGATCGGGTGATGCAAGATCTGGCGCCGCTCGGCAAGATTTTCATCTATTCCGTGCCGGAAAAGCTCGCCTTCTATAAAAAGTACGGCTTTCACGATTTGACCACCGGCATGGTGTATGCGGACGGCGCTGCGCTGCAGCGATTGCAAAACGGTGGTTACATACGTTGA
- a CDS encoding tetratricopeptide repeat protein, with amino-acid sequence MSSSLSLSQLKTQGRYQEATALALRQLAAEPEAAMLHFQLACLYDVQGLEQQAIPCYLAALARDLPPAQRREAWLGLGSTYRALGEYPASLRAFDDGLAEFPQANELMLFRAMALYNLGENKRAVTDLLLLLAETSSDPDIRGYQRAIRHYAADLSLIG; translated from the coding sequence ATGTCCAGCTCTTTGTCTCTCTCGCAGTTGAAAACGCAGGGCCGCTATCAGGAGGCGACCGCGCTGGCGCTAAGGCAGCTGGCGGCGGAGCCGGAAGCGGCGATGCTGCACTTTCAGCTGGCCTGCCTGTATGACGTACAGGGCCTGGAGCAACAGGCCATTCCCTGCTACCTCGCGGCGTTGGCTCGCGATTTGCCGCCCGCCCAACGCCGCGAGGCCTGGCTGGGTCTCGGCAGCACCTACCGCGCCCTGGGAGAATATCCGGCGTCGCTACGGGCTTTCGACGACGGCCTGGCCGAGTTCCCGCAGGCCAACGAGCTGATGCTGTTTCGCGCCATGGCGCTGTACAACCTGGGTGAAAATAAACGGGCCGTGACCGATCTGTTGCTGCTGCTGGCGGAAACCTCGTCAGACCCCGACATTCGCGGTTATCAACGCGCCATTCGGCACTATGCCGCCGATCTCAGTCTTATCGGTTAG
- the ypfM gene encoding protein YpfM codes for MVDRELGNWKDFIDEMLGN; via the coding sequence ATGGTTGATCGTGAATTAGGAAACTGGAAAGACTTCATTGATGAGATGTTGGGCAACTGA